GCACCTTTTGTTTATTTTGGTGCACCTTGGATGACAAATTCGGAAGAACTTGCAACTAAACTGGGTAACCTCGGAAACAAATCTTATTATTTTTCTCCCGTTTATTTCAAACCCACCTTTGGCCCGCATAAGGGAAAAATTTGTTCAGGCCTTCGTATGAATTTAGTTCGTCCGGATTATGATCCCATCCAGTTGGCTTATGATCTGATTCGTTTGATGAAAGAAACTTATCCAAATGATTTTAAATGGAGTAAGGGATCTACCAACCACTGGGTAGATCAACTTTGGGGGAATGAACATTTCCGTACGTCGATTAATGAAGGAAAATCTTTTAGTGATTTTCATAAAACTTATCTATCAGAAGAAGAATCGGAACGTAAAAAAATCGCTCCTTATTTGTTGTATTGAGGTAATGATGAAACGACTTTTCCTTCTATTTTTTATTTTACTTTTTGTTTTTACTCTTTCCGCTTCCGATAGAGAATTTGTTTCTGTTCCTAAAAATAAAACAGCCAAAGTTTTGAAATCAGTTGCTTATGCCACAATTCGGTCTACTCTCCTTGTTTCTTATGGGGACGGAGAGGAAAAGGAATCGGTTTATACTTCATGTTCGGAAAATTTTCCGAGTATGCCTGGGGATTTTCCATGTAATTATTTGGATTACGAAGGTACAACATTGGAAGTAGCTCCAAGTTCCTTTGCAAACGATGGAGTAGCCACGGAAGGATCTGATCCAGAAGATATAAATCCTGGCGGTAAGATCACCATCAAACTCATCAAACAAAAATCTCCTAACTTAAATGGAAGGGTTGTTTTAGTTGGGGAAGGAGAAGACCAACTAAAAATTTTTTACGTGCCAAAAGGACAAATTTCTCATTACCTTTACCGCCAAACTCTCGTTATTTTCAAGTGGGATCTGTCTCTACCTGAGCCCAGTCTCACTGGTTTACTTTTTGTAAACGTAAACAAAGATTATTTTCCAGAAGATGTTAAGGAGTTCCATTTTTAAAATCTTATGCCAATGATCCAAGGTTATGTTCGGAAAATGTCACACAAGGGAATATCCCCTGTTTCTTATTTTTGGGAGACAGCGAACTACAATGAGGCAGATAAAAAAGATTTAACCCCCATAGAATCCACTTCCGAAAACCCTGTAGAATCTTGGATTGGAAAAAAAATCACTCTTTCCACAAATGATGAAATTCGTTGTCTCCATTGTGGGAAAAAAACGAAAAAGTCATTTAGCCAAGGTTATTGTTTCACTTGTTTTACGAATCTCGCAGAAAACGACCTTTGTATCCTGAGACCGGAAACCTGCCATTTTCACAAAGGCACTTGTCGGGAACCAGAGTGGGGAAAATCTAACTGTTTTAAAAAACATACAGTGTATTTTGCAAACTCCAGTGGATTAAAAGTGGGGATTACAAAAGAAAATCCCGTGTCCAACCGTTGGGTGGACCAGGGTGCAAAATATGGAATTCCCATTTTGGAAGTTGAATCAAGAAGGGATGCTGGAATTTTAGAACATTATTTGAGCCAGTTTTTGCCAGACAAAACCACTTGGCAGAAAATGGTGGCGGGTGATCCGCCTGACATGGATTTGGTGCGTGAGGCAAATAAGTTTCTGAATCATTTGGAAAAAAATGAATTTCTTTCTCCGCCTGATAGTAAAACCAAACTTATTTGGAATCGTTTGGATTTAAGTGTTGGTGTTACAACGATTGGTTATCCAATTGAAACATATCCTGAAAAAATCAAATCACTTAAACTCACCAAGGACACACCCATCACAGATACTCTTGTGGGGATCAAAGGGCAGTATTTGTTATTTCGATCGGGTGTGATCAACATTCGTAGTCTCAGCGGTCTTTGGATTGAAGTCTCCGCATAAAAAAATTTCCATTGGTTCCGGCCTCACAACCAACATTCTTTTTGAATGCGATGAGTTTTTGTTAGCTGAAAAACCAGCGGGAATTCCAGTTCATGAAACCAAAGACCCGAATCGGTTGGATTTTACAAGGTCACTTGCAACAAAACTTGGTCTCACTGAACTTCGTACCGCCAATCGTTTGGATTTGGGAACCAGTGGGATTGTCCTTCTGGGAAAAACTCAAAGTAAAAATAAAGAAATCGATTTTTTATTAAAAGAGGCCATAAAAGAATATATTTTTTTATGTCATGGTATTCCCGATTGGAAAGAAAAACGGTTTGAGTGTTTTTTAAAAGATGGAAATAAGGAAGTGAAAGTGGTGAGGAGTGGGGGAAAAAAAGCCATTACGGAATTTCAAATTCTTTCTGTATACCCGAAGGAAAACATTTCTTTTGGTATGGCAAAAATTTTAACTGGAAGAAGGCACCAAATTCGCGTTATGCTTAGGGAGTTAGGTTTTCCTGTTCTCGGAGATCCAGTGTATTCGTTATCGAACCAGTCAAAGAAAGAACAAAGAATGTACCTTCATTCCTTTCGATTGTGCTTTACCGACTTCCAGGGGAAAAAACAGTGGGTGGAAACAGAGATTCCTCCAGAATTTTCAAATCGAATTGGGAAATCGCTTTCTCTTTAGATACAAAATAAATGAAACACGAAGTTTTTCACCTTTTTATCCAAGAACAGAAATTATACAAAACTCTTTCTCGAATTGCTAAATACTTATCCATTGGATTTCTGATAATCTATTTGTATTTGCTATTTAGCTCTAGTTATACGGCAAGTCCACTCATTGTGGTGATTAATTATCTTGCCATCCTAACTAGTTTTTCAGGAATCATTACGTTTAAATACTTTGAAATCCCGACTTTACTTTTGGAAGTTTTTACGGAAGGTTCTTCGGCCGCATTTTTTCAACTAGGAAAAGAAGAACGTCAGTTTGTATGGAGAAAGGCAGGTAGGGAAGACATTCTTCCATCCGATCCCTCCCCAGAACTCATCATCCGGGAACTCTATTTGTTTGATCGTTATCCGTGGAAACGAATTGGTAAAATTTACACAGTGGTGTATTTAACCCTTATCCTTAGTTCTATTTTTTATCTTACTTCCGTCTATCTAGAGACAGGATTTCAAAACTAAGAAAGCAATTTTCCTTGTCTTACTGTCTCTCGGTAAAAACCTATCCCTATGGCTTTGAATTGTGGAATTGTAGGTCTCCCGAACGTCGGTAAGTCGACTATCTTTAATGCTCTCACGAAGGCAGGAGCTCAAGCTGCCAACTATCCGTTTTGTACCATCGAACCAAATACCGGAGTTGTGGAAGTACCGGATGAAAGATTGAACCGTCTGGCAGAAGTATATAAACCAAAACGTACTGTTCCCACCATGATTGAGTTTGTGGACATCGCAGGCCTTGTCAAAGGGGCAAGCCAAGGGGAAGGACTTGGAAATCAGTTTTTATCTCATATCCGCGAAGTGGATGCAATTTGTCATGTAGTCCGTGCTTTCCAAGACGAGAACATAACACATGTTCATGGGAAAGTTGATCCTATCGAGGACATTACAGTCATCAATTACGAATTAATTTTAGCTGATTTGGATAGTTTGGAAAAACAACAACAGCGAGTTGCCAAAACTGCCAAAACTGGAAACAAAGAGGCGGCAGAAATCCTTTCGGTTATGGATAAAATTTTAGATGCCTTAAAAAAAGGAAATCGTGCCTCTACTGTAGATCTGGGAGAGGAAGAAAAGAAAATTGCTAAAAAATTCAATTTAATCACAATAAAGCCAGTATTGTATGTTGCTAATATTTTAGATTCTGATGTCAAAACCAGTGAAAATCCACTTGTTAAAACCATCATCGATTTTGCGTCCAAAGAAAATGCACCTGTTGTTGTGTTATGTGGTCGTTTTGAAGAAGAAATCTCTGGACTAGAAAAAGAAGACCAACTTGCTTTTTTAGAAGAGATCGGCGAAAAAGAATCTGGTTTATCGCGAATGATCCGGGCTTCTTATAAACTTCTTGGACTTTTGACTTTTTTTACGGCAGGTGTGGAAGAGGTTCGTGCTTGGACCACCCACCAAGGGAGCACAGGACCTGTGGCTGCCAGCGTCATCCATTCCGATTTTGAAAAAGGATACATCCGGGCGGAGGTCATGCGTTATGAAGACATTGACAGAACCGGAGATGCTACCAAGGTCAAGGATGAGGGCAAACTCCGTGTAGAAGGAAAGGAATACATTGTCCAAGACGGGGATGTGATTTATTTCCGAGTGAACGCATAAAAAAAATCCCGACCTTCGTCGGGATTTTGAAGTGAACTAGTTTGGAAAAGAAAGTTGGTTCCAAAATTAGGAACCTTTTCTCAACTTATTAATGCTTTATACCATCTTGTTTATTGCATGTTCACAAAAAAAATTACGATTGTAACATAAAATGATAACGTCCAATTTCCTTGCCCGATTCAAAAATGGCGAGTTCTGGACTGGAATCTAAGGTAATCGGGGAATCAAACATAGATTGAGACCCGAGTTTCGGGAGAGTTTCTACGGGAGCTCCATCTATAAACAGTTTTGCAGAAAGTCGGTCGCAATTGATTCCTTCTACCGAAAGGAAAACTTGGTTTTTTTCGGCATTGGGCTGGAAAACAAAATCCAAATCCCTTCCTCCCACCTGCCGATGGACTCGGAAAGCCCCGCTTACATTTCCTGATCCGCGAAACGCCAACTCTGGAGTCACTAGATTTGTGTCTCCCTCGTCGCTTGTGAGCAGTTTCAATTGGTCTTTCACAAATTGAAGGTAAATTTGTATGCTGGAACCCTTATTGGGAAGAACAGTTTCCAAGATCCGATCGACCGTGGATGAGTCCGCATCTTCCCCTTGGGACATGAGGTAAAGGGCTTCTTTCAATTTGAGTCGGTTCATAAATTCATTCGGATCTTTTGGTTCCATTGTATTTATTTCCCCCCGCTACGGCTTTATTTCCTTTGTAAGGATTTTTTTTATCTTTTCTTTTGCTCGATTGGCCCTAGCTAGGACAGTCCCTAGGGGAACATCGAGGATTTCCGCAATTTCTTTAAACTTGTAACCTTTTAGCCTGAGGATGAGAATTTCCTTATGAGCTTCATCCAAACCTTCAATGAGATCATAAAACTCGCGTTTTTCTTCCCAAGCAAAGTAGACGTCTTCCTGGTTTTGCCTATCATCCAAAATATCGATACTCAAATCCAAAGAAATTCCCTCTCGATATTCATACCGACGAATGGATCTTGTCTGAGACATACTGATATTTTTAGAAATTTCACTTAAATAGATAATAAATGCAGGCAAACTGTCCCCTTTGAATTTTCGAAGGAGGTGGTAATCGTTTTCTGTAAGTTTGAGATAAACCTGTTGGGAAGTGTCTGTGACTTCCTCTCTAGGAACGTAATGGGCACAAGTTCCAATGATGAGCCGATGGAATCTTCGGATCAACTCCTGCCAGGCCGAACTCTTTCCCAGTAGGCAGTTATCGATTAACTTCCGTATCTCATCACTCATATTTCTTTCACCGATTGGACGGAATTTTTGCAAGATATCATTACGTTTTCTAATCTTTTTTGGAAATGGTGGGATCGAAATAAAGTTTGCCTGATGAACCGAACTCGTGTTTGGTTCGTTTGCGAAAAAGAAAATTGGTCTTTTGTTGTGAATCGCCCATAGTCGCTAAAAAAACCAAAAAATCCTAAGATTCGAATTTTCGGATTAGTATTTGGAATTTCTTCTAAACAAGTTTGAAATTCATTTAACGTATTGATTTGGTCAGTGTCAAAATCTGGATCAACTTTCCATTCTTCTATCAAAGATAAATAGAATTTTTTGGATTCGGTATTTTCTTCGTTTAAGTTAGAAGCTGACCAAGGGTTTTGTTTTGAATAATAAAACAACTGGTAGGTGCTTCTGTTCTGTTGTTTCATATCATGCAAAAGTCGTAAAATCAAAGTTTTTCTTCTGGCCTCTGGCATATCAGAATATAACACACGATTAATAGCCAAAGTGTATTCTCTTTCTTTTCCTAAAAATAAAACTTCGTGGGATTTGTATAAATTTGAAAAAACGTAAATTGTTTTTTCCCATTCGTTTCTTAATTCTTCTAGAAGGGGAATGAGTTCTTCGTTTTTTATCTCAGATTCTAAAATTTCAAATTTAGGTAAAACAATTAAATCGAATATTTTTTTCTTCGTTTGTTTTTCGAGTTGAATTTGTTCTTCTTTATTTGCAGTAACACATTGTCTTACAGTTAGAATGGCATCATAAAAGGAAATATAACGTAAGATTTGTGTTAAGTCTTTGATCTCTGTTTGGTGACATGATTTCCAATAGAAAGAAAAATCCTCTTCTTCTGCTTCAGTGGCAGGTCTAATCATGTCACGTGTTTGAATGCCGTAGGCTTGGCTAAAAAGGTTTTGTTTTGAATAATATGAAGTCCATACATCCTCAAAAGATTTTGATTTCGGGAACCACTGTGCTTGGATTGGGAAAGAGGAAAAAAAAACTATGATTAGAATGATTTTGAACTCTTTCAAAATCCACTCCTGGTTTTGAATTCATAATACATTTTCTCTTCTGATGTATCGCTTGATAAAATGGATTCTAATAGTTCTCTTTTTTGAGAATCATCTAAAAATTCATGTTTGGTATTTAAAAACTGAAGGGCCATTTTGCGGAATTCTGAATTCTTTAAATGAGAGATTTGAAGTAAAATCGGATCCTTGGGAGAGGCAGATTCTTCTTTTTGTCTTTTGGATTCTGCCTTGGGGATATTTTGGATTTCAAAACTCTCTACCTTGATAGGTTCTTTCCTTTCACCTAAAAAAACAATACAAAAAAATAAAAACAATAAAACAAAGGTTATGCCAGCTATTTTTCCAAACTTCCGATTTGATGTTTGAGTTGAAAAGTGAATTAAGCTAATTGCCGTTATGATCTCTTTTGAAGTTCCATTATATAATGTTTTTCTAATTTTTTCCAAAGATTTGTGGGAACTTTTCGTTTTTAAAAATGAGTCCCAGAATTTGATTCCAATTGTCTTTGCTAAATTCGATTCCACCGGGAAAAGAAATCCGATTACTTCTTTGGCACCAGCTTTTAAAAAACTCGTAGTAAGCCCCGAATGTTCAATCGAGTCAAAAGAGGAGTGACAGCTGTTAAAAAAAACAAGATCCAGGTTGGTAAAAGAATGTTCTGCTATTTCTTTGGAATATAAAAAGTCGTTTGCGCCTAGTGGAATTCCGTTTTTTTCGGTGTGGCCTGCATAGTGTAGATACTTTGCTGACCCAATTTCTTCGATCAGCCTAACTCTTGTCAGGTTGTTTTCCTTTAGAATCCGTAAGTTTAATTTTTTTTCCAAAATAGGATACAGGTTCGCACATTCTTCTTTTACAGTCGCAATTAAGTTTGGTTTTACTGGATTACAAACAAGTAAAACAGAATTTGTTTTTTGTTTGTTTTCTTTTTGAATGGTATCAATTCGGATTCCTCTTCGGTAATCTTTGTCTTGGAATAAAAAACCTTTCTGTGTTCGTAAAATTTCCCAAGGGATGGGTGAAAACTCAGGATCGATGAGAAGCTGGATAGAATCTGGAAATCCGGGATAACGCCAAAAGGGGAGAGTTTTTCCAAAAACGATTTGTTCCAAACTATCCGATTTTTTTCCTAATTTTTTTAGGAATTCTTCTTTTGTGGGATTTTGTGAAAGAACTCTTTCGACAAATAGTGCCCAATCTTTTAGGAATTCGCTCAGGATTTTACCAGAGAATTTAGTTGTTCTTTCTACAGTCCCAAATTGATCCTGTTTTTCTTCCCAAATACATTCTCCATCTGTAAATTCTTCTCTGGAATATTTTGCGATAATTCTGAGTTTCATATTTCTTCAATGGATTGGAATTTTTGAATTAATTCCTTTGCTCTTAGTAACAACTGTTCTACTTCTTCTTTGGTCGTAAAATAACCCGTTGAGATTCGAATACAACGTAGCGCTTCCTCTTCCGTATAACCCATATGGAGAAGGGATTTTGAAGCTTCTCTTGCGCGAGATTTACAAGAACTTCCTGTGGAAACCAAAATTCCTTTTTCCTCCATTCCTAATAAAAAGAAATCAACAGCTTGGATTGGTAAAATGAGAAAGGTTGTATTGGGAAGTCGTTTTGAGTTTTTTGCAATGATAATACAACCCATTTCCTCTAAAGAAGTTTCGATCATAGATTGAAAAGATAGTAGTTTTTTGTTTTTTTCTTCCAGATGTTCCAATTGGAATTTTGATACTTTGTTTAAACATTCAATGGCAAAGGTATTTTCTGTTCCTGCTCTGTGATCATTTTCTTGGTTTCCACCACCAAACACACGAAAGTTTGGATTTATATTTGGTAAATAGGTCACAGCAGCTCCCATTCCTGCACCTATTTTATGGCCTGAAAAAGTATATCCGTCAAACAATGAAAAGGAGAGGTCAACTTTACAAAAACCTTGCATCAGATCACTGTAAAAAAGTTGCCCATAATGTTTGGTGAGTTTTGAAATTTCTTCTGCTGGTTGGATGACACCCGTTTCGTTTCCTGCATAAAGGCAAATCACGGGTCTTGGGTTTTCTTTTAACTTTTGTTCCAGGTTTTGAATATGAACGATCCCAGATTTGTCAGTTTCGATTAAGTCAGCACTAAACCCATATGATTCTAAAGCCGCATACATGCTGGAATGTTCAAAAGGAGAAACAATAACGGAATCTAACTGGGGAAAGAGGACACGTAAACTTTGGACGAGTAAATAGTTTGACTCAGTCCCTGTTGCTGAAAAAACAAATTGTTTTTCATTGCCATTGGTTAAGGTAACTAAATACTTTCTAGTTAGTTCGATTTTTCCTTGGTTTTTTAGGGAATACCTGGTGATTCCTGATGGATTGTAAAACTCTTTGAGATACGACGCCAAACAGGATTCCAGAATTTCTGCAAAAGGTGGGTGTGTGGCATTGTAATCAAAGTATTTTATGTCATTCGTTAAAGGGGATTTCATCAGCTTCTTCGTAGCGACCCAGTTTGCGAAGGACGGATCTAGTTAAATTATGATAAGATTTCAAAATATCGTCTTTTTTTCCACCTACACTTCGTTCATCGACATTGCGTAGTTTTGATTTTAAGGAATCTAGGATGGTCAAACTTTTAGAGTTTTCTTTGAGTTTATGATAAGATTCTGCTTCTTTCATTTTTGATTCAAATTCGTGAACAAGTAGTGCAGGGACGTTGATGTCTTCAATTTCTGAAGCAAGTTGGATATTGGCAGCTTCTTTGAATTCAGCTGCTGCACGTTTGTAATAGGATTCGTCTTCCTGGCCAAGCTGAAAAAATAACTCAGCCCGGCGGAATTTAAATTTTAAATACTCTCTTTCATCTGCCCCTACAAAATAGATGATTCTTTCATAAATATCATCCATTTCCCTTGGAGAAAAATTTTTCATTCCTGTTAGTAAAATTTGTCTGAGTAATGATTCTAAATAATCATTCGCCGAAACTTCAGAAAAATCGCTGCGTTTGATTGAAGATAAAACCACACTTCTTTTTTGAACAGCACTCAGTCCACTAGGAACTTTTTCTAATTCGGTTAGTTTCTTTAAGACAAAACTTTCTGTTTCCAACATATGTGTTTTGTAACCGAGGAGGATTTCGCTTGGACGACAACTTGCCCAAGCAACGGATTCAATTTTTTTAGGAGCAAGGAGTTCTGGGCCTGAAAAACGTAACGCACGTTTGTAGTAGTCAAGAGCAGTCAAAACAGCTTCAATATGAGAATTCCAATAGTCTTTTGGATTGGGTCCGAGAGTCAGTTCACCTTGAGGAGCCATTCTTTGGAAAAGGGGAGAGCCCCAATCTTTGGCTTTTTCTCTCCAAGTGAGCTCTAAAAAATGATCCTCCACATGTTCTTTGCTTCGGAAATACAAACAGGCTTTTTCCATTAGAGCTAAATCCAAAGGTAAAATGGAGCCTTTGGTATTTTCTTCCGAACTAAAGAACTGGCCTATTGTTTGGAGGATGTCTGTTCCACCTTCTTTTCTGCCTTCAAGGACTGCATCGCCTTTGGCGATGAGCTGGTGCGCAATCCGGGGGTTGGGATAACCAAAAAACGAATTGTAGGCGAGGGTGAATTTGGCAAGGATGGTGTCCTTGTTTCTCAGAATCCATGGGAAAGTGATTGCCCACACGATGAGAACGGCCAGGATGTATTTTAAATTTTCTCGGAAGATCTGGTTCAAGGATTGTCCCTGTACCCGATCTTTGCCGGAATCTACTGATGTTTCAAGCAATTAAAACTTTAAACCGTCCCTTCCTCTTTGTTTTCTTTTGTTTTCTCTCACTTTCTTTGATTGCCATAGAACCTGGGCCAAGAACCAAAGAATGTTCCGCATTGGATCCCGGAGTCCCTGCTGAGTTTCTCCTCTCTCGTGCTTTAAGGGAACAGGTGGATGGGTTTCAGGCTGCCCAACGGCGCAAAACAGAAGAATCCAAACTTTCCTTTGAACGTTCTGTTTCTTTTCTAGATTCTTACCACAAATGTCTCTCGGAAGTCGGCAAAGAGCCAAGTGCGCTTAGTTCGGAAACTCTTGCTTTGAATTATTTGGAACTAGGAGTTTTGGACCAAGCTTGGGAATGGTCGGAAAAATCCATCTCCAAGTCACAAGAAATTTCCAAAGACTTAATCCTCTTGCAGACAAGGATTCGGATTCGGCAAGGAGAACTGGCAAAGGCATCCGAAGTTTTAGAAAATTCCCTCCACAAGTTTCCGAATGATTCTGATTTTTTGTATTTACTCGATAATTTGAATTTTGAAAGAAAACTTTGG
This genomic stretch from Leptospira meyeri harbors:
- a CDS encoding LIC_11883 family protein, translating into MKRLFLLFFILLFVFTLSASDREFVSVPKNKTAKVLKSVAYATIRSTLLVSYGDGEEKESVYTSCSENFPSMPGDFPCNYLDYEGTTLEVAPSSFANDGVATEGSDPEDINPGGKITIKLIKQKSPNLNGRVVLVGEGEDQLKIFYVPKGQISHYLYRQTLVIFKWDLSLPEPSLTGLLFVNVNKDYFPEDVKEFHF
- a CDS encoding DUF2797 domain-containing protein, which codes for MPMIQGYVRKMSHKGISPVSYFWETANYNEADKKDLTPIESTSENPVESWIGKKITLSTNDEIRCLHCGKKTKKSFSQGYCFTCFTNLAENDLCILRPETCHFHKGTCREPEWGKSNCFKKHTVYFANSSGLKVGITKENPVSNRWVDQGAKYGIPILEVESRRDAGILEHYLSQFLPDKTTWQKMVAGDPPDMDLVREANKFLNHLEKNEFLSPPDSKTKLIWNRLDLSVGVTTIGYPIETYPEKIKSLKLTKDTPITDTLVGIKGQYLLFRSGVINIRSLSGLWIEVSA
- a CDS encoding RluA family pseudouridine synthase; protein product: MKSPHKKISIGSGLTTNILFECDEFLLAEKPAGIPVHETKDPNRLDFTRSLATKLGLTELRTANRLDLGTSGIVLLGKTQSKNKEIDFLLKEAIKEYIFLCHGIPDWKEKRFECFLKDGNKEVKVVRSGGKKAITEFQILSVYPKENISFGMAKILTGRRHQIRVMLRELGFPVLGDPVYSLSNQSKKEQRMYLHSFRLCFTDFQGKKQWVETEIPPEFSNRIGKSLSL
- the ychF gene encoding redox-regulated ATPase YchF, whose protein sequence is MALNCGIVGLPNVGKSTIFNALTKAGAQAANYPFCTIEPNTGVVEVPDERLNRLAEVYKPKRTVPTMIEFVDIAGLVKGASQGEGLGNQFLSHIREVDAICHVVRAFQDENITHVHGKVDPIEDITVINYELILADLDSLEKQQQRVAKTAKTGNKEAAEILSVMDKILDALKKGNRASTVDLGEEEKKIAKKFNLITIKPVLYVANILDSDVKTSENPLVKTIIDFASKENAPVVVLCGRFEEEISGLEKEDQLAFLEEIGEKESGLSRMIRASYKLLGLLTFFTAGVEEVRAWTTHQGSTGPVAASVIHSDFEKGYIRAEVMRYEDIDRTGDATKVKDEGKLRVEGKEYIVQDGDVIYFRVNA
- a CDS encoding RNA polymerase sigma factor — its product is MSDEIRKLIDNCLLGKSSAWQELIRRFHRLIIGTCAHYVPREEVTDTSQQVYLKLTENDYHLLRKFKGDSLPAFIIYLSEISKNISMSQTRSIRRYEYREGISLDLSIDILDDRQNQEDVYFAWEEKREFYDLIEGLDEAHKEILILRLKGYKFKEIAEILDVPLGTVLARANRAKEKIKKILTKEIKP
- a CDS encoding CHAT domain-containing protein; its protein translation is MKLRIIAKYSREEFTDGECIWEEKQDQFGTVERTTKFSGKILSEFLKDWALFVERVLSQNPTKEEFLKKLGKKSDSLEQIVFGKTLPFWRYPGFPDSIQLLIDPEFSPIPWEILRTQKGFLFQDKDYRRGIRIDTIQKENKQKTNSVLLVCNPVKPNLIATVKEECANLYPILEKKLNLRILKENNLTRVRLIEEIGSAKYLHYAGHTEKNGIPLGANDFLYSKEIAEHSFTNLDLVFFNSCHSSFDSIEHSGLTTSFLKAGAKEVIGFLFPVESNLAKTIGIKFWDSFLKTKSSHKSLEKIRKTLYNGTSKEIITAISLIHFSTQTSNRKFGKIAGITFVLLFLFFCIVFLGERKEPIKVESFEIQNIPKAESKRQKEESASPKDPILLQISHLKNSEFRKMALQFLNTKHEFLDDSQKRELLESILSSDTSEEKMYYEFKTRSGF
- a CDS encoding cysteine desulfurase family protein, giving the protein MKSPLTNDIKYFDYNATHPPFAEILESCLASYLKEFYNPSGITRYSLKNQGKIELTRKYLVTLTNGNEKQFVFSATGTESNYLLVQSLRVLFPQLDSVIVSPFEHSSMYAALESYGFSADLIETDKSGIVHIQNLEQKLKENPRPVICLYAGNETGVIQPAEEISKLTKHYGQLFYSDLMQGFCKVDLSFSLFDGYTFSGHKIGAGMGAAVTYLPNINPNFRVFGGGNQENDHRAGTENTFAIECLNKVSKFQLEHLEEKNKKLLSFQSMIETSLEEMGCIIIAKNSKRLPNTTFLILPIQAVDFFLLGMEEKGILVSTGSSCKSRAREASKSLLHMGYTEEEALRCIRISTGYFTTKEEVEQLLLRAKELIQKFQSIEEI